AAAATAACGATCTTCGAGTGCTGGTTGATTCCGCCCGAGCGTACCCGGCGGCAGACTTCGAGCCCGTCGACCTTGGGCATCATGATGTCGAGGAAGATGAGGTCGAAGCGCTCATCGGCAAGCAGCTCGAGCGCGGCCTCCGGGTCGGCGGCGGTGACGACCTCATGGCCGAGCGCCTTGAGCGTTTTACGCATGATGAGCAGCGTTTCTGCCGCGTCATCAACAGCCAGAATTCGAGCCATGTCGGTGTACCCCGATCGTGCCCTCAAAGCACTCAAATTGTCCCCGCAACTCCCTGATTTTGCAGGATTCTGGAGAAATACACAAGCTTGGGCCCAAAGCGACGCCCATCTTGACTGTACCCGCCCGGTCGGGCTTACTGGGCTCCCTGCGCGCAGAAAGCGCGCGGAAGAAGACGGGAAACCGGTTCAAGCCATGGCCACGAAGAAGAAAAAGAGCGCGAAGAGCGCCGCTGCAAAGCCCGCGAAGAAGGGCAAGCTCTGGGGCGGACGCTTTGAGGGCGGCACCGACGCCTCGGTAGAGCAGTTCACCGAATCGGTGAGCTTTGACCAGCGGCTCGCGCCCTTCGATATCCGGGGATCCATGGCCCACGCGCGGATGCTCGGACGGCAGAAGATTATCCCCCAGGCCGACGCGGCGAAGATCGTGAAGGGGCTCCAGGGCGTTCTCGCGCGGATCGAGGCCGGCAAGTTCGACTTCGACCCGGCGCTCGAGGATGTCCACATGAACGTGGAGTCCGCGCTCACCGAGGCCATCGGCCCGGTGGGCGGTAAGCTCCACACCGGACGCTCGCGCAACGACCAGGTGGCCACCGCCACCCGGCTCTGGCAGCGCGCGCAGATCGACGCCACCGCGCTGGCCTTTGAAAAGCTCATCGGCACGATTCTCAAGATCTCCGAGAAGGAAACCGAGACCATCCTGCCCGGCTACACCCACCTGCAGCGGGCGCAGCCGGTCACCCTGGCCCACCACCTGCTGGCCTACGCGCAGATGTTCGCCCGGGATCTCGAACGCCTTGGCGAGGTGCGTGCGCGCACCAACGTCCTGCCGCTGGGATCGGGCGCGCTCTCGGGCTCGTCCCTGCCCCTCGACCGGGCGGGCGTCGCCAAGGAGCTGGGCTTTGCCGCGCTCACGCAGAACTCGCTCGATGCGGTCAGTGACCGGGACTACCAGTTCGAGTTCCTGAGCGCCGCGACGCTCTCGGGCCTGCACCTCTCGCGGCTGTGCGAAGAGCTCGTTCTGTGGTCGAGCGCCGAGTTCGGTTTCGTTCAGATGAGCGATGCCTTCACGACCGGCAGCTCGCTCATGCCCCAGAAGCGAAACCCCGATGTGGCCGAGATCATTCGCGGCAAGAGCGGCCGGCTCGCCGGCAACCTCGTCTCGCTGCTCACGATGGTGAAGGGACTGCCACTCTCGTACAACCGCGACATGCAGGAGGACAAGGAGCGGCTCTTCGACAGCGCCGACACCTGGCTGGCCTGCGTGCAGCTCACCGAGAAGATGCTGCGGGCGACCAAGTTCAATCGAAAGAAGATGGCCGAGGCCGCGGCCGACCCGATGCTGCTGGCCACAGAGCTGGCCGACTACCTGGTACGCAAGGGCCTGCCCTTCCGGCAGGCGCACGAGGTGGTCGGAAAGCTCGTTGCCGCGTGCGAGAAGCAAAACAAGACGCTGGTTGACTTCACGCCGGGTGAACTTAAGAATTTCTGTGAGCTTTTCGGTGCCGACGCGCCGGGAGTGCTCGACGCCCGTGCGGCAGTGGGTGCCCGCACGCTGGTGGGCGGACCCGCCCCCAAAGCGGTCGCCCGGCAGATGAAAGAGCTTCAGAAGGTTCTCGCCAAACCCCGTCCCTGGCGCTGAGAACCCGTTTCAAACACAGGCAATTTAAGAACAGGCACAACGATTCTATGGAAGCATTCACCTACATCAATGGGGAGCTCTGCTGCGAAGAGGTTCCCCTGAGCAAGATCGCCGAATCGGCGGACACCCCCTTCTACGTCTATTCGAAGGCCAAGCTGCTCGACTCCTTCGAGTCCTTCAACAACGCCTTCGGGGAAGTCCCCCACAAGGTCTGCTTCTCGACGAAGGCGAACGGCAACCTGGCCGTGCTCCACACGCTGGTGAGCGCCGGCGCGGGGCTCGACATCGTCTCGGGCGGCGAGCTCTATCGCGGGCTCAAGGCCGGCGCCGATCCCAAGAAGGTCGTCTATTCGGGCGTGGGCAAGCGCCGCTCGGAGATCGAGTACGCCCTCAAGACCGGCATCATGATGTTCAACGTCGAGTCGCAGGCTGAACTCGATGTGATCGACGAAGTGGCCGGACGCCTCAACACCAAGGCTCCCATCGCGCTGCGCGTGAACCCGGACGTCGATCCCAAGACACATCCCTATATCTCGACGGGCCTCAAGACCGCGAAGTTCGGCATCCCCATGGACGAGGCGGTCGATGAGTACAAGCGCGCCATGGGCCTCAAGCACATCGAGGTCGTGGGCGTCGATTGCCACATCGGCTCGCAGCTCACCACCATCGAGCCCTTCGTGGAGGCGATCCGCCGCCTGCGCCCGCTCATCGAGGAACTCAAGAGCATCGGCGCGCCCATCAAGTATCTCGACCTGGGCGGCGGCCTGGGCATTCGTTACAACGAAGAGAATCCGCCGAGCATGGAAGAGTATGCGAAGGCCGTGATCGACAACACGAAGGATCTGGGCCTGGAGCTCGTCTTCGAGCCCGGGCGCTCGATCGCCGGCAACGCCGGCGCGCTCATCACCCGCGCCCTGTATAACAAGACCAACGAGGACAAGAAGTTCACCATCGTCGACGCGGCGATGAACGACCTCATTCGTCCGATGCTCTACAAGAGCTACCACAACATCGTTCCGGTGACCGAGCCCACCAGCTCCGAACGGGCCGTGGTGGACCTCGTTGGCCCGATCTGCGAGACCGGCGACTGCTTTGGCGGCGAGCGCGAGCTGCCGCTCATCGACCGGGGCGAACTGGTCGCGATTCTCTCGGCCGGCGCCTACGGCTACACCATGGCGTCCAACTACAACGCCCGGCCCCGCCCGGCCGAGGTCATGGTCAGCGGCGGTCGCTACGAAATCGTGCGAAAACGCGAGACCTACGAAGACCTGCTCCGGGGCGAGAGCATTTCGAAATTCTGAGAGCCTGACGCCGCGCCGTGGACGTGGACGTGGACGTGGACGTGGACGTGGACGTGGACGTGGACGAAGAATCACGCCAGCCCGCGCCGGTCAATCCCCCGCTGTCCTTCGGACAGCGGGCCTAATCCGTCCACGTCCACGCGAGACGTCCATGAAAACCGGAACTCAGAACCGGGTAGCCTCTGAACTCCGCCCCATTGACTCCCCCAGCCCCCCATGGCCAAATGGGGCGCCTGAGCGCCGTTTCCCGAGGGAGCGGCGCAAGGACCGTGAAACCATGAACGAATTGCGATTTACCAAGATGCACGGCACCGGAAACGACTTCGTTTTCGTCGACGCCCGCGAGTTTTCGGACGCCGAGCTCGAGACCATCCGCCAGGACGCGGCCGCCATCTGCGACCGCCGTTTCGGCGCGGGCTGCGACCAGCTTCTGCTGCTGCTTCCCGCCACCCAGGGCGGCGATTTCCGCATGGGAATCTTCAACGCCGATGGTTCCGAAGTCGAAATGTGCGGCAACGGCATCCGCTGCCTGGCCCGGTACGTGGCC
The Chrysiogenia bacterium genome window above contains:
- a CDS encoding response regulator translates to MARILAVDDAAETLLIMRKTLKALGHEVVTAADPEAALELLADERFDLIFLDIMMPKVDGLEVCRRVRSGGINQHSKIVIFSAKSDQELVQIAQRFGADFYLGKPAHIAKIQEVAEKMLEA
- the argH gene encoding argininosuccinate lyase, producing the protein MATKKKKSAKSAAAKPAKKGKLWGGRFEGGTDASVEQFTESVSFDQRLAPFDIRGSMAHARMLGRQKIIPQADAAKIVKGLQGVLARIEAGKFDFDPALEDVHMNVESALTEAIGPVGGKLHTGRSRNDQVATATRLWQRAQIDATALAFEKLIGTILKISEKETETILPGYTHLQRAQPVTLAHHLLAYAQMFARDLERLGEVRARTNVLPLGSGALSGSSLPLDRAGVAKELGFAALTQNSLDAVSDRDYQFEFLSAATLSGLHLSRLCEELVLWSSAEFGFVQMSDAFTTGSSLMPQKRNPDVAEIIRGKSGRLAGNLVSLLTMVKGLPLSYNRDMQEDKERLFDSADTWLACVQLTEKMLRATKFNRKKMAEAAADPMLLATELADYLVRKGLPFRQAHEVVGKLVAACEKQNKTLVDFTPGELKNFCELFGADAPGVLDARAAVGARTLVGGPAPKAVARQMKELQKVLAKPRPWR
- the lysA gene encoding diaminopimelate decarboxylase encodes the protein MEAFTYINGELCCEEVPLSKIAESADTPFYVYSKAKLLDSFESFNNAFGEVPHKVCFSTKANGNLAVLHTLVSAGAGLDIVSGGELYRGLKAGADPKKVVYSGVGKRRSEIEYALKTGIMMFNVESQAELDVIDEVAGRLNTKAPIALRVNPDVDPKTHPYISTGLKTAKFGIPMDEAVDEYKRAMGLKHIEVVGVDCHIGSQLTTIEPFVEAIRRLRPLIEELKSIGAPIKYLDLGGGLGIRYNEENPPSMEEYAKAVIDNTKDLGLELVFEPGRSIAGNAGALITRALYNKTNEDKKFTIVDAAMNDLIRPMLYKSYHNIVPVTEPTSSERAVVDLVGPICETGDCFGGERELPLIDRGELVAILSAGAYGYTMASNYNARPRPAEVMVSGGRYEIVRKRETYEDLLRGESISKF